The nucleotide sequence CGCCCTTGAGTTGGATAGCGATTTGCTGGATGCCGAAGAGCTTGCACAAATCCAGCAAGACATCGCCGATTTGCAAGGTCGTCTGAAAGACGGCAACGCCGAAGACATCCGCGCCGCCGTCGCCAAACTCAGCCGCAGCACCGACAACTTCGCCGCCAAACGCATGAACCGCAACATCCAACGTGCGCTGACTGGGCAGAGTGTGGACGATATTTGACGGCAAACGGTTTCAGACGGCCTCGAAAGACACAAAGGTCGTCTGAAAATCTAATATCCAAACCGACACGATTTCTTCTATGCGACTCTGGCACCAAACCCTCATTCCCCTGCTTCCCCGCGGCCAGCTTCTAGGGCAACACCGCGAATGCGCCGCACTTCGCGGAGCAGGCTGGGGCAGGCCGCACGCGACGGTGAATTACGTCTTCACCCATTCGCCTGACAAGCTCTATCTGTATCACGCGCTGATTATGGAAGAAATGGAAAAACGCGGTTACAAACCCGACCCGCTGTGGAAAGACCCGCTGTATCGCGGCAAAGCGGTTACCCCTTATCCCGCACACGATATCCAAGCTGCCGATTCGCCGATTTACCCCGAACACGATGATGCGTATCTGGACGAATGTCTGGAAAATTTAAAAAGCAAAGGTATCATGTTATAAATGGTTTCAGACGACCCCTTCATCGCAAAAGGTCGTCTTAAAACGACTGACAAACCCTACCCACTCATTACAAGAGACAATAAAAATGCCCAAAATCACCGTACTCCCACACGCCGTATTATGTCCCGAAGGCGCAGTCATCGAAGACGCCCCCGAAGGCAAAACCGTCCTTGACGTGCTGCTCGACCACGACATCGAAGTCGATCACGCCTGCGAAAAATCCTGCGCCTGTACCACCTGCCACGTCATCATCCGCAAAGGCTTCGACAGCTTGGAAGAGCCGACCGAATTGGAAGAAGACCTGCTCGACCAGGCATGGGGCTTGGAAGCCGACTCGCGCCTGAGCTGTCAGGCGGTTGTCGCCGACGAAGATTTGGTGGTCGAAATCCCCAAATACACCATCAACCACGCGCGCGAAGATCATTGATGCAAAGAGGTCGTCTGAAACGGATACAGCAATTTTCAGACGACCTCTGCCAAATTTTAACCAAACAAAAGGTCGTCTGAAAACTGCCTTACTGACCGTTTTCAGACGACCTTCCGTTAAAACTTTATTAAACCATTATTTGGAGCGGGAAACAACAAATTTCAAGTGAGAAATCTTCATTGACGAAGCAGCTTGGGCAACCGGGTAACGTTCCACCTCGCCTTTAACATTGAGCATACTGAGGCTACTGCCGCGGCGGCTAATAATGCTCTTAGGTTCGGGCTTCGGCGCAGGCTTGTTTTGCGCAGCGGCTGCCACGGATTTCGGCGGCTCGGGTACATAGCCCGCCAAGCCGAAGCGTTTGATGATTTCGTTTGCGGCATCTGTATAACGCTGTTTCGCTTCTTCGTTTTCCACCACCATGTCGTCAAGCGCGACAGACAAGTCGTTGCCGCAGCCGACGATGCGTTCCGCAATGCGCGAATACACCATCCAGCGTTTCAAACGCAAAGCGCCCGCATCTTCGCCAGGCGCGGCGGCATCCAAAGCAATCATGCCGTAACGCTTGCCATAACGCAGGCGCAGCGAAAGCCGATTCAGCCCTTCGCTCTCGTCCAGCATCTGATAAAGCTCGCGGATAAGCAGCAGCAAGCGGTCGAACACGCCCGCTTTGGCAAGATAATTGGGGTCATCGGAAGCGAGCGCGTAAATAAGTTTGGATAATTTGGCATTGAGTGTGTTATTCATCAATTTCCTCTTATTCATACTGTAATGGATTACTTTAAGAACCATTCCATATGATTTGGTTGCATGACAAAATGTAAATTTTTCTAAGTGAAAGTCAGCAAAATGTTTTAAGCGTCTGAAATGAAAATATTACATAGGAAAATACCATGTGCGATTTCGGAAGCATTTGGCATTGCAGACAAGCGCTTACCCAAGCCGCCTATTACCCTGTATGCCTCATCATTGCCTAAAACGGCTGAACAAAAACCTGCCGCTCGGTTTATAGAAGCATTAAAATACTCCTACAACTGAAACCTGAATCGAAAAATTCGGACACTCAAAAAGGAACGACATCATGAAATGGACAGACACCCAACGCATCGCTGAGGAACTCTACGACCTGCACGGCGACAGCATCGACCCGAAAACCGTTCGCTTCACCCAACTGCGCGACCTGATTATGGCGCTGCCCGACTTCGACGACGATCCCGCACGCTGCGGCGAACGTATCCTCGAAGCCGTACAACAGGCATGGATTGAAGAGGCTGAGTGAGGCAACATCATTTGTAAGCTAAAAACCAAGACGTCGTCTGAAAATTTTTCAGACGACGTTTGAATGGGTTGATAGCCAACTCAAGCGCGAAACATCTTATTGCTTTTGCGTTACCAACAAAAATACAAGCCATTGAAATCCATTTAATTTCAAAATATTCCCACACATCAGAATATGTATTTTCTCCCCAACCTATCCTCATATCAATAGAGACAAGCATAATGGCAGACACATTAAAATAATTCATAAACTTTCTGAAAATTTTGAATTTGACTCATACACAAGGCAAATTTATCATACAAGCCTGAAAACGTTTAAAAAAGACAACCGAGGTACACAGCCAATGAGTTACGCAAAAGAAATCAATGCGTTAAACAACAGCCTTTCCGACTTGAAAGGCGACATCAACGTTTCGTTCGAATTTTTCCCGCCGAAAAACGAACAAATGGAAACCATGCTGTGGGACTCCATCCATCGCCTGCAAACCCTGCATCCCAAATTCGTATCCGTAACCTACGGCGCAAACTCCGGCGAACGCGACCGTACGCACAGCATCGTCAAACGCATCCAACAGGAAACCGGCTTGGAAGCCGCGCCGCACCTGACCGGCATCGACGCCTCTCCCGACGAATTGCGCCAAATCGCCAAAGACTATTGGGACAGCGGCATCCGCCGTATTGTCGCCCTGCGCGGCGACGAGCCGCCCGGTTATGAGAAAAAACCGTTTTACGCCGAAGACTTGGTCAAACTCCTGCGCTCCGTCGCCGACTTCGACATCTCCGTAGCGGCATACCCTGAAGTGCATCCCGAAGCGAAATCCGCACAAGCCGACCTGATCAATCTGAAGCGCAAAATCGATGCGGGCGCAAACCATGTCATCACCCAATTCTTCTTCGACGTAGAACGCTACCTGCGCTTCCGCGACCGCTGTGTGATGTTGGGCATCGACGTCGAAATCGTTCCCGGCATCCTGCCTGTGACCAACTTCAAGCAACTCGGCAAAATGGTACAAGTAACCAACGTCAAAATCCCGAAATGGCTGTCGCAAATGTATGAAGGCTTGGACGACGACCAAGGCACGCGCAATCTGGTGGCGGCAAGTATCGCCATCGACATGGTCAAAGTCCTGTCCCGCGAAGGCGTGAAAGATTTCCACTTCTACACGCTCAACCGCAGCGAGCTGACTTACGCCATCTGCCATATTTTAGGCGTGCGTC is from Neisseria sicca and encodes:
- a CDS encoding TIGR02328 family protein, which codes for MRLWHQTLIPLLPRGQLLGQHRECAALRGAGWGRPHATVNYVFTHSPDKLYLYHALIMEEMEKRGYKPDPLWKDPLYRGKAVTPYPAHDIQAADSPIYPEHDDAYLDECLENLKSKGIML
- the fdx gene encoding ISC system 2Fe-2S type ferredoxin, with the translated sequence MPKITVLPHAVLCPEGAVIEDAPEGKTVLDVLLDHDIEVDHACEKSCACTTCHVIIRKGFDSLEEPTELEEDLLDQAWGLEADSRLSCQAVVADEDLVVEIPKYTINHAREDH
- the iscX gene encoding Fe-S cluster assembly protein IscX yields the protein MKWTDTQRIAEELYDLHGDSIDPKTVRFTQLRDLIMALPDFDDDPARCGERILEAVQQAWIEEAE
- the metF gene encoding methylenetetrahydrofolate reductase; this translates as MSYAKEINALNNSLSDLKGDINVSFEFFPPKNEQMETMLWDSIHRLQTLHPKFVSVTYGANSGERDRTHSIVKRIQQETGLEAAPHLTGIDASPDELRQIAKDYWDSGIRRIVALRGDEPPGYEKKPFYAEDLVKLLRSVADFDISVAAYPEVHPEAKSAQADLINLKRKIDAGANHVITQFFFDVERYLRFRDRCVMLGIDVEIVPGILPVTNFKQLGKMVQVTNVKIPKWLSQMYEGLDDDQGTRNLVAASIAIDMVKVLSREGVKDFHFYTLNRSELTYAICHILGVRP